In one Erythrobacteraceae bacterium WH01K genomic region, the following are encoded:
- a CDS encoding acetyl-CoA C-acyltransferase has protein sequence MTQFSPNDPIVILSYARTPMGGMQGALSDVSATELGAVAVKAAVERSGVDGAKFDRAYMGCVLPAGLGQAPARQAMVKAGLPKSVQATTVNKVCGSGMQTVIMGAEALASGTVDYVVAGGMESMTNAPYLLKKHRSGARLGHDTTYDHMFLDGLEDAYEEGRAMGTFAQDTANDYQMTREEMDEYSIESLRRANAAIESGAFEGEVVPVTFSTRKGDVTVGTDEQPGRGRPDKIPTLRPAFAKDGTITAATSSSISDGAAAVVLSRESVAKDAGQQPVARIMAMSAHAREPSEFTIAPIGAIEKVLKKAGWSADEVELWEVNEAFACVAMFAMRDIGIPHDRINVNGGGTALGHPIGASGTRIIVTLLNALKKQGKTKGIASLCIGGGEATAVAVEIV, from the coding sequence GCGCAACGGAACTCGGCGCGGTTGCAGTGAAGGCAGCGGTCGAGCGTTCCGGTGTGGACGGCGCGAAATTCGACCGCGCCTACATGGGCTGCGTCCTGCCCGCTGGTCTCGGCCAGGCTCCGGCCCGTCAGGCGATGGTTAAGGCGGGTCTGCCGAAATCCGTCCAGGCGACAACCGTGAACAAGGTCTGCGGCAGCGGTATGCAGACCGTCATCATGGGCGCAGAAGCGCTGGCCAGCGGCACGGTGGACTACGTGGTAGCGGGCGGCATGGAGAGCATGACCAATGCGCCCTATCTGCTGAAGAAGCATCGCAGCGGTGCGCGCCTGGGCCACGACACCACCTATGACCACATGTTCCTCGATGGGCTGGAAGACGCCTACGAGGAAGGCCGCGCCATGGGCACGTTCGCGCAGGATACCGCCAATGATTACCAGATGACGCGCGAGGAGATGGACGAATATTCCATCGAAAGCCTGCGCCGTGCCAATGCCGCCATCGAGAGCGGGGCATTCGAAGGCGAGGTCGTGCCTGTCACTTTCTCCACCCGGAAGGGCGACGTGACCGTCGGTACGGACGAACAGCCCGGTCGCGGCCGTCCGGACAAGATCCCGACCCTGCGCCCCGCCTTTGCGAAGGACGGCACGATCACGGCAGCTACCTCCAGCTCGATCTCCGACGGCGCGGCAGCCGTCGTCCTTTCGCGCGAGAGCGTTGCGAAGGACGCAGGACAGCAGCCGGTCGCCCGAATCATGGCAATGTCGGCCCACGCCCGCGAGCCCAGCGAGTTCACCATCGCTCCCATTGGCGCGATAGAGAAGGTCCTGAAAAAGGCCGGCTGGTCCGCCGACGAGGTCGAGCTGTGGGAAGTGAACGAAGCTTTTGCGTGCGTCGCAATGTTCGCTATGCGCGACATCGGTATTCCGCACGACCGGATCAACGTGAACGGCGGCGGCACCGCGCTGGGTCATCCCATCGGCGCCAGTGGGACCCGCATCATCGTCACGTTGCTCAATGCGCTGAAGAAGCAAGGCAAGACGAAGGGTATTGCCAGCCTCTGCATCGGCGGCGGCGAAGCCACGGCTGTAGCTGTCGAAATCGTCTGA
- a CDS encoding SH3 domain-containing protein, which yields MKNPAHTVLALIFTSILAAGPASAQERETPYWASIDTSQLNMRVGPGRDYRIEWVYERDDLPLKVLRVQEGWRFVQDPDGTEGWVTAALISADRTAYVTGKGLAAMRASPAGNAALRWKLETGVIGSLGDCDAGWCEFTVGRRSGFVEQDRLWGAGEP from the coding sequence ATGAAAAACCCGGCACACACCGTCCTCGCCCTGATTTTTACCTCGATCCTCGCGGCGGGTCCTGCCTCGGCGCAGGAGCGGGAGACGCCCTATTGGGCCAGCATCGACACCTCCCAGCTTAATATGCGGGTCGGGCCGGGCCGTGATTACCGTATCGAGTGGGTGTACGAGCGGGACGACCTGCCGCTCAAGGTCCTGCGCGTGCAGGAGGGCTGGCGGTTCGTGCAGGATCCAGACGGGACGGAAGGCTGGGTTACCGCCGCACTGATCAGTGCTGACCGCACGGCCTACGTCACGGGCAAGGGTCTGGCTGCGATGCGTGCTTCGCCGGCGGGGAACGCCGCTTTGCGCTGGAAGCTGGAAACCGGAGTCATCGGCAGTCTGGGCGATTGCGATGCCGGTTGGTGCGAATTCACGGTCGGCCGCAGGAGCGGTTTCGTCGAGCAGGATCGCCTGTGGGGCGCTGGCGAGCCCTGA
- a CDS encoding D-glycerate dehydrogenase, with protein sequence MNTPSQSDLVISPGAQGASGRRVSGAPRVVVTRHLLPSVEARLSELFETSLNPDDRAMTREELRAAIQDCDVLVPTVTDTIDADLIESAGERMKLIASFGAGTDHIDLAAAARRGIMVTNTPGVFTDDTADLTMAMIIGIPRRVREGTSLVRRSEWTGWAPSALLGRQLGGKVLGIVGMGRIGQAVAHRARAFGLEIRYHNRRPLPRAVETMFGATYVDSLDDLLAQSDIVSLHCPASPETLRMIDAGRIAAMKEGSALVNTARGDLVDYEALITALHEGHLSGAGLDVFPDEPDIDPRLLDHPNVIALPHIGSATVEGREASGEKVIANIRFWADGHRPPDQVLDALVR encoded by the coding sequence ATGAACACGCCCTCGCAATCCGACCTCGTCATCAGTCCCGGCGCCCAGGGTGCAAGCGGACGGAGAGTTTCCGGCGCCCCGCGCGTCGTCGTCACCAGGCACCTGTTGCCCAGCGTCGAGGCACGCCTGTCCGAATTGTTCGAGACTTCCCTCAATCCGGACGACAGGGCGATGACGCGCGAGGAATTGCGCGCTGCGATACAGGATTGCGACGTGCTGGTCCCGACGGTGACCGACACGATCGACGCAGACCTCATCGAAAGCGCGGGCGAGCGGATGAAGCTGATCGCCAGCTTCGGTGCCGGAACGGATCATATAGACCTGGCCGCGGCGGCGAGGCGGGGCATCATGGTCACCAATACGCCGGGGGTCTTCACCGACGACACAGCCGATCTCACCATGGCGATGATCATCGGCATCCCGCGCCGTGTGCGCGAGGGCACGTCCCTTGTCAGGCGCAGCGAATGGACCGGCTGGGCACCCTCCGCCCTGCTCGGGCGCCAGCTGGGCGGAAAGGTGCTGGGGATTGTCGGCATGGGCCGGATCGGCCAGGCGGTTGCCCACCGCGCCAGAGCTTTCGGGCTGGAAATTCGGTATCACAACCGCAGGCCCCTGCCCCGTGCGGTCGAAACCATGTTCGGCGCGACCTATGTCGATTCGCTGGACGACCTTCTGGCGCAGTCCGACATCGTCAGCCTGCACTGCCCTGCCTCGCCCGAAACGCTGAGGATGATCGATGCCGGGCGGATCGCCGCGATGAAGGAAGGTTCTGCCCTCGTGAACACGGCACGCGGCGACCTTGTAGATTACGAAGCGCTGATCACGGCCCTGCACGAAGGTCACCTGTCCGGTGCGGGCCTGGATGTCTTTCCCGACGAGCCCGACATCGACCCGCGCCTGCTGGATCATCCCAACGTCATAGCCCTGCCCCATATCGGCAGTGCGACGGTGGAGGGGCGAGAGGCCTCGGGCGAGAAAGTGATTGCCAATATCCGGTTCTGGGCCGACGGGCATCGCCCGCCCGACCAGGTCCTCGACGCGCTGGTTCGCTAG